From Enoplosus armatus isolate fEnoArm2 chromosome 23, fEnoArm2.hap1, whole genome shotgun sequence, a single genomic window includes:
- the LOC139305963 gene encoding disks large homolog 4-like isoform X1: MPLKREDTERALQVMEACQAGATEGVKGRAEKLLNIFQSDLFQALLDIQEFYELTVCENQTTSRPHTPGQKYRYQDDETPPVDPSPGHMTHGRSTELSHAHLDGYTHPAALTMNGSEGELEYEEITLERGNSGLGFSIAGGTDNPHIGDDPSIFITKIIPGGAAAQDGRLRVNDSIVFVNDVDVREVTHSIAVEALKEAGPVVRLYVLRRRPPTERIIQIKLMKGPKGLGFSIAGGVGNQHVPGDNSIYVTKIIEGGAAHRDGRLQIGDKILAVNHVSLEDVLHEDAVSALKNTGEVVYLKVATPTSQYIHPADRYSPPDLTSSYMEPDYMCDYPQALPPPSPRRYSPIPRGMMGEDDYSREPRRVCVQRGSTGLGFNIVGGEDGEGIFISFILAGGPADLSGELRKGDQILSVNGVDLRYATHEQAAAALKNAGQTVTIVAQYRPEEYSRFEAKIHDLREQMMNSSSGSLRANRSFYVRALFDYDKQWDCGVLSQALDFNFGEVLHVMDSADDEWWQARRVNQQGELEELGYVPSKHRVERKEWSRMKSKGREGFVHSYELVTQIEVDYARPVIILGPTKDRVNDDLLSEFPDKFGSCVPHTTRPRRDYEADARDYHFVSSREQMERDIQSHRFIEAGQYNNHLYGTSVQSVRQVAEQGKHCILDVSANAVRRLQAAQLHPIAIFIRPRSLENILDLNKRLSEDQARKALDRAIKLEQDFLECFTAIVHGDSFEEVYHLVKAVIEEQSGPYIWVPARDRL, translated from the exons AAGTATCGTTACCAAGACGATGAGACTCCGCCTGTCGACCCCAGCCCCGGTCACATGACCCACGGACGCAGCACTGAGCTGAGCCACGCACACCTGGACGGATACACACACCCTGCCGCACTcact atGAACGGATCAGAAGGAGAGCTGGAGTACGAAGAGATCACACTGGAgagg gggaACTCTGGTCTGGGCTTCAGCATCGCAGGAGGAACTGataatcctcacattggagacGACCCATCCATCTTCATCACCAAGATCATCCCTGGAGGAGCGGCCGCCCAGGACGGACGcctcag GGTGAACGACAGCATCGTCTTCGTTAACGACGTGGACGTGCGTGAGGTCACTCACTCTATCGCCGTGGAGGCGCTGAAGGAGGCGGGGCCTGTTGTTAGGCTGTATGTCCTGCGGCGACGCCCACCGACCGAACGCATCATACAGATCAAACTGATGAAAGGACCTAAAG GTCTGGGCTTCAGTATAGCGGGTGGTGTGGGGAACCAACACGTTCCTGGAGACAACAGCATCTACGTCACCAAGATCATCGAGGGCGGGGCGGCACACCGCGACGGACGGCTACAGATTGGGGACAAAATACTGGCT GTGAACCATGTGTCTCTGGAGGACGTCCTGCATGAAGATGCTGTGTCGGCCCTGAAGAACACGGGGGAGGTGGTCTACCTGAAGGTGGCCACGCCCACCTCGCAGTACATCCACCCTGCTGATCGATACAGCCCCCCCGACCTGACCAGCT CCTACATGGAGCCTGACTACATGTGTGATTACCCACaagccctccctcctccgtcACCACGACGATACTCACCTATCCCCCGCGGCATGATGGGAGAGGACGATTATTCCCGGGAGCCCCGCAGGGTTTGTGTGCAGCGCGGGTCCACCGGTCTGGGCTTCAACATTGTGGGTGGAGAGGACGGAGAGGGaatcttcatctccttcatcctGGCAGGTGGACCAGCAGACCTGAGCGGGGAGCTCAGGAAGGGAGACCAGATCCTCAGT GTGAACGGTGTGGATCTCAGGTATGCGACACAtgaacaggcagcagcagctctgaagaACGCCGGACAGACTGTTACCATAGTAGCACAGTACAGACCTGAAG agtacAGTCGTTTTGAAGCAAAGATCCACGATCTGAGGGAGCAGATGATGAACAGCTCCTCTGGGAGTCTGAGAGCCAACCGCAGCTTCTACGTCAG GGCGTTGTTTGACTATGATAAGCAGTGGGACTGTGGCGTCCTATCACAAGCTCTGGACTTTAACTTTGGGGAGGTGCTTCATGTGATGGACAGCGCTGATGACGAGTGGTGGCAGGCCAGACGAGTGaaccagcagggggagctggaggagctgggaTACGTCCCGTCCAAACACAG agtggagaggaaggagtGGTCGCGCATGAAGAGTAAAG GCAGAGAAGGTTTCGTTCACAGCTACGAGCTCGTCACTCAGATTGAAG tgGACTACGCTCGTCCCGTCATCATCTTGGGCCCGACCAAAGACCGAGTCAATGACGACCTGCTGTCCGAGTTCCCGGACAAGTTCGGCTCCTGCGTCCCTC ACACGACTCGCCCTCGGAGGGACTACGAGGCCGATGCGCGAGACTACCACTTTGTGTCGTCGCGGGAACAGATGGAGCGGGACATCCAGTCCCATCGCTTCATCGAGGCGGGGCAGTACAACAACCACTTGTACGGGACGTCGGTGCAGAGCGTCAGACAGGTGGCCGAGCAG GGGAAACACTGCATACTCGACGTGTCGGCCAACGCAGTGCGGAGGCTGCAGGCGGCTCAGCTTCACCCGATCGCTATCTTCATCCGACCGCGATCCCTGGAGAACATCCT ggatcTGAACAAGCGTCTGTCTGAGGATCAGGCGAGGAAAGCTCTGGATCGAGCCATCAAACTGGAACAAGACTTCCTCGAGTGTTTCACAG ccatcGTGCACGGCGACAGCTTCGAGGAGGTCTACCACCTGGTCAAAGCTGTCATCGAGGAGCAGAGTGGCCCTTACATCTGGGTTCCCGCCCGTGACAGACTCTGA
- the LOC139305963 gene encoding disks large homolog 4-like isoform X3, whose translation MNGSEGELEYEEITLERGNSGLGFSIAGGTDNPHIGDDPSIFITKIIPGGAAAQDGRLRVNDSIVFVNDVDVREVTHSIAVEALKEAGPVVRLYVLRRRPPTERIIQIKLMKGPKGLGFSIAGGVGNQHVPGDNSIYVTKIIEGGAAHRDGRLQIGDKILAVNHVSLEDVLHEDAVSALKNTGEVVYLKVATPTSQYIHPADRYSPPDLTSSYMEPDYMCDYPQALPPPSPRRYSPIPRGMMGEDDYSREPRRVCVQRGSTGLGFNIVGGEDGEGIFISFILAGGPADLSGELRKGDQILSVNGVDLRYATHEQAAAALKNAGQTVTIVAQYRPEEYSRFEAKIHDLREQMMNSSSGSLRANRSFYVRALFDYDKQWDCGVLSQALDFNFGEVLHVMDSADDEWWQARRVNQQGELEELGYVPSKHRVERKEWSRMKSKGETSALMTKEGFVHSYELVTQIEVDYARPVIILGPTKDRVNDDLLSEFPDKFGSCVPHTTRPRRDYEADARDYHFVSSREQMERDIQSHRFIEAGQYNNHLYGTSVQSVRQVAEQGKHCILDVSANAVRRLQAAQLHPIAIFIRPRSLENILDLNKRLSEDQARKALDRAIKLEQDFLECFTAIVHGDSFEEVYHLVKAVIEEQSGPYIWVPARDRL comes from the exons atGAACGGATCAGAAGGAGAGCTGGAGTACGAAGAGATCACACTGGAgagg gggaACTCTGGTCTGGGCTTCAGCATCGCAGGAGGAACTGataatcctcacattggagacGACCCATCCATCTTCATCACCAAGATCATCCCTGGAGGAGCGGCCGCCCAGGACGGACGcctcag GGTGAACGACAGCATCGTCTTCGTTAACGACGTGGACGTGCGTGAGGTCACTCACTCTATCGCCGTGGAGGCGCTGAAGGAGGCGGGGCCTGTTGTTAGGCTGTATGTCCTGCGGCGACGCCCACCGACCGAACGCATCATACAGATCAAACTGATGAAAGGACCTAAAG GTCTGGGCTTCAGTATAGCGGGTGGTGTGGGGAACCAACACGTTCCTGGAGACAACAGCATCTACGTCACCAAGATCATCGAGGGCGGGGCGGCACACCGCGACGGACGGCTACAGATTGGGGACAAAATACTGGCT GTGAACCATGTGTCTCTGGAGGACGTCCTGCATGAAGATGCTGTGTCGGCCCTGAAGAACACGGGGGAGGTGGTCTACCTGAAGGTGGCCACGCCCACCTCGCAGTACATCCACCCTGCTGATCGATACAGCCCCCCCGACCTGACCAGCT CCTACATGGAGCCTGACTACATGTGTGATTACCCACaagccctccctcctccgtcACCACGACGATACTCACCTATCCCCCGCGGCATGATGGGAGAGGACGATTATTCCCGGGAGCCCCGCAGGGTTTGTGTGCAGCGCGGGTCCACCGGTCTGGGCTTCAACATTGTGGGTGGAGAGGACGGAGAGGGaatcttcatctccttcatcctGGCAGGTGGACCAGCAGACCTGAGCGGGGAGCTCAGGAAGGGAGACCAGATCCTCAGT GTGAACGGTGTGGATCTCAGGTATGCGACACAtgaacaggcagcagcagctctgaagaACGCCGGACAGACTGTTACCATAGTAGCACAGTACAGACCTGAAG agtacAGTCGTTTTGAAGCAAAGATCCACGATCTGAGGGAGCAGATGATGAACAGCTCCTCTGGGAGTCTGAGAGCCAACCGCAGCTTCTACGTCAG GGCGTTGTTTGACTATGATAAGCAGTGGGACTGTGGCGTCCTATCACAAGCTCTGGACTTTAACTTTGGGGAGGTGCTTCATGTGATGGACAGCGCTGATGACGAGTGGTGGCAGGCCAGACGAGTGaaccagcagggggagctggaggagctgggaTACGTCCCGTCCAAACACAG agtggagaggaaggagtGGTCGCGCATGAAGAGTAAAGGTGAAACTTCTGCTCTCATGACAAA AGAAGGTTTCGTTCACAGCTACGAGCTCGTCACTCAGATTGAAG tgGACTACGCTCGTCCCGTCATCATCTTGGGCCCGACCAAAGACCGAGTCAATGACGACCTGCTGTCCGAGTTCCCGGACAAGTTCGGCTCCTGCGTCCCTC ACACGACTCGCCCTCGGAGGGACTACGAGGCCGATGCGCGAGACTACCACTTTGTGTCGTCGCGGGAACAGATGGAGCGGGACATCCAGTCCCATCGCTTCATCGAGGCGGGGCAGTACAACAACCACTTGTACGGGACGTCGGTGCAGAGCGTCAGACAGGTGGCCGAGCAG GGGAAACACTGCATACTCGACGTGTCGGCCAACGCAGTGCGGAGGCTGCAGGCGGCTCAGCTTCACCCGATCGCTATCTTCATCCGACCGCGATCCCTGGAGAACATCCT ggatcTGAACAAGCGTCTGTCTGAGGATCAGGCGAGGAAAGCTCTGGATCGAGCCATCAAACTGGAACAAGACTTCCTCGAGTGTTTCACAG ccatcGTGCACGGCGACAGCTTCGAGGAGGTCTACCACCTGGTCAAAGCTGTCATCGAGGAGCAGAGTGGCCCTTACATCTGGGTTCCCGCCCGTGACAGACTCTGA
- the LOC139305963 gene encoding disks large homolog 4-like isoform X2: MFVSVWYAKKMGRRFINNVRRAKRHRQRMMMNGSEGELEYEEITLERGNSGLGFSIAGGTDNPHIGDDPSIFITKIIPGGAAAQDGRLRVNDSIVFVNDVDVREVTHSIAVEALKEAGPVVRLYVLRRRPPTERIIQIKLMKGPKGLGFSIAGGVGNQHVPGDNSIYVTKIIEGGAAHRDGRLQIGDKILAVNHVSLEDVLHEDAVSALKNTGEVVYLKVATPTSQYIHPADRYSPPDLTSSYMEPDYMCDYPQALPPPSPRRYSPIPRGMMGEDDYSREPRRVCVQRGSTGLGFNIVGGEDGEGIFISFILAGGPADLSGELRKGDQILSVNGVDLRYATHEQAAAALKNAGQTVTIVAQYRPEEYSRFEAKIHDLREQMMNSSSGSLRANRSFYVRALFDYDKQWDCGVLSQALDFNFGEVLHVMDSADDEWWQARRVNQQGELEELGYVPSKHRVERKEWSRMKSKGREGFVHSYELVTQIEVDYARPVIILGPTKDRVNDDLLSEFPDKFGSCVPHTTRPRRDYEADARDYHFVSSREQMERDIQSHRFIEAGQYNNHLYGTSVQSVRQVAEQGKHCILDVSANAVRRLQAAQLHPIAIFIRPRSLENILDLNKRLSEDQARKALDRAIKLEQDFLECFTAIVHGDSFEEVYHLVKAVIEEQSGPYIWVPARDRL, encoded by the exons atgtttGTGTCGGTGTGGTACGCTAAGAAGATGGGAAGAAGATTCATCAACAACGTGAGGAGAGCaaagagacacaggcagaggaTGATG atGAACGGATCAGAAGGAGAGCTGGAGTACGAAGAGATCACACTGGAgagg gggaACTCTGGTCTGGGCTTCAGCATCGCAGGAGGAACTGataatcctcacattggagacGACCCATCCATCTTCATCACCAAGATCATCCCTGGAGGAGCGGCCGCCCAGGACGGACGcctcag GGTGAACGACAGCATCGTCTTCGTTAACGACGTGGACGTGCGTGAGGTCACTCACTCTATCGCCGTGGAGGCGCTGAAGGAGGCGGGGCCTGTTGTTAGGCTGTATGTCCTGCGGCGACGCCCACCGACCGAACGCATCATACAGATCAAACTGATGAAAGGACCTAAAG GTCTGGGCTTCAGTATAGCGGGTGGTGTGGGGAACCAACACGTTCCTGGAGACAACAGCATCTACGTCACCAAGATCATCGAGGGCGGGGCGGCACACCGCGACGGACGGCTACAGATTGGGGACAAAATACTGGCT GTGAACCATGTGTCTCTGGAGGACGTCCTGCATGAAGATGCTGTGTCGGCCCTGAAGAACACGGGGGAGGTGGTCTACCTGAAGGTGGCCACGCCCACCTCGCAGTACATCCACCCTGCTGATCGATACAGCCCCCCCGACCTGACCAGCT CCTACATGGAGCCTGACTACATGTGTGATTACCCACaagccctccctcctccgtcACCACGACGATACTCACCTATCCCCCGCGGCATGATGGGAGAGGACGATTATTCCCGGGAGCCCCGCAGGGTTTGTGTGCAGCGCGGGTCCACCGGTCTGGGCTTCAACATTGTGGGTGGAGAGGACGGAGAGGGaatcttcatctccttcatcctGGCAGGTGGACCAGCAGACCTGAGCGGGGAGCTCAGGAAGGGAGACCAGATCCTCAGT GTGAACGGTGTGGATCTCAGGTATGCGACACAtgaacaggcagcagcagctctgaagaACGCCGGACAGACTGTTACCATAGTAGCACAGTACAGACCTGAAG agtacAGTCGTTTTGAAGCAAAGATCCACGATCTGAGGGAGCAGATGATGAACAGCTCCTCTGGGAGTCTGAGAGCCAACCGCAGCTTCTACGTCAG GGCGTTGTTTGACTATGATAAGCAGTGGGACTGTGGCGTCCTATCACAAGCTCTGGACTTTAACTTTGGGGAGGTGCTTCATGTGATGGACAGCGCTGATGACGAGTGGTGGCAGGCCAGACGAGTGaaccagcagggggagctggaggagctgggaTACGTCCCGTCCAAACACAG agtggagaggaaggagtGGTCGCGCATGAAGAGTAAAG GCAGAGAAGGTTTCGTTCACAGCTACGAGCTCGTCACTCAGATTGAAG tgGACTACGCTCGTCCCGTCATCATCTTGGGCCCGACCAAAGACCGAGTCAATGACGACCTGCTGTCCGAGTTCCCGGACAAGTTCGGCTCCTGCGTCCCTC ACACGACTCGCCCTCGGAGGGACTACGAGGCCGATGCGCGAGACTACCACTTTGTGTCGTCGCGGGAACAGATGGAGCGGGACATCCAGTCCCATCGCTTCATCGAGGCGGGGCAGTACAACAACCACTTGTACGGGACGTCGGTGCAGAGCGTCAGACAGGTGGCCGAGCAG GGGAAACACTGCATACTCGACGTGTCGGCCAACGCAGTGCGGAGGCTGCAGGCGGCTCAGCTTCACCCGATCGCTATCTTCATCCGACCGCGATCCCTGGAGAACATCCT ggatcTGAACAAGCGTCTGTCTGAGGATCAGGCGAGGAAAGCTCTGGATCGAGCCATCAAACTGGAACAAGACTTCCTCGAGTGTTTCACAG ccatcGTGCACGGCGACAGCTTCGAGGAGGTCTACCACCTGGTCAAAGCTGTCATCGAGGAGCAGAGTGGCCCTTACATCTGGGTTCCCGCCCGTGACAGACTCTGA
- the LOC139305963 gene encoding disks large homolog 4-like isoform X4, which translates to MNGSEGELEYEEITLERGNSGLGFSIAGGTDNPHIGDDPSIFITKIIPGGAAAQDGRLRVNDSIVFVNDVDVREVTHSIAVEALKEAGPVVRLYVLRRRPPTERIIQIKLMKGPKGLGFSIAGGVGNQHVPGDNSIYVTKIIEGGAAHRDGRLQIGDKILAVNHVSLEDVLHEDAVSALKNTGEVVYLKVATPTSQYIHPADRYSPPDLTSSYMEPDYMCDYPQALPPPSPRRYSPIPRGMMGEDDYSREPRRVCVQRGSTGLGFNIVGGEDGEGIFISFILAGGPADLSGELRKGDQILSVNGVDLRYATHEQAAAALKNAGQTVTIVAQYRPEEYSRFEAKIHDLREQMMNSSSGSLRANRSFYVRALFDYDKQWDCGVLSQALDFNFGEVLHVMDSADDEWWQARRVNQQGELEELGYVPSKHRVERKEWSRMKSKGETPLAGREGFVHSYELVTQIEVDYARPVIILGPTKDRVNDDLLSEFPDKFGSCVPHTTRPRRDYEADARDYHFVSSREQMERDIQSHRFIEAGQYNNHLYGTSVQSVRQVAEQQGKHCILDVSANAVRRLQAAQLHPIAIFIRPRSLENILDLNKRLSEDQARKALDRAIKLEQDFLECFTAIVHGDSFEEVYHLVKAVIEEQSGPYIWVPARDRL; encoded by the exons atGAACGGATCAGAAGGAGAGCTGGAGTACGAAGAGATCACACTGGAgagg gggaACTCTGGTCTGGGCTTCAGCATCGCAGGAGGAACTGataatcctcacattggagacGACCCATCCATCTTCATCACCAAGATCATCCCTGGAGGAGCGGCCGCCCAGGACGGACGcctcag GGTGAACGACAGCATCGTCTTCGTTAACGACGTGGACGTGCGTGAGGTCACTCACTCTATCGCCGTGGAGGCGCTGAAGGAGGCGGGGCCTGTTGTTAGGCTGTATGTCCTGCGGCGACGCCCACCGACCGAACGCATCATACAGATCAAACTGATGAAAGGACCTAAAG GTCTGGGCTTCAGTATAGCGGGTGGTGTGGGGAACCAACACGTTCCTGGAGACAACAGCATCTACGTCACCAAGATCATCGAGGGCGGGGCGGCACACCGCGACGGACGGCTACAGATTGGGGACAAAATACTGGCT GTGAACCATGTGTCTCTGGAGGACGTCCTGCATGAAGATGCTGTGTCGGCCCTGAAGAACACGGGGGAGGTGGTCTACCTGAAGGTGGCCACGCCCACCTCGCAGTACATCCACCCTGCTGATCGATACAGCCCCCCCGACCTGACCAGCT CCTACATGGAGCCTGACTACATGTGTGATTACCCACaagccctccctcctccgtcACCACGACGATACTCACCTATCCCCCGCGGCATGATGGGAGAGGACGATTATTCCCGGGAGCCCCGCAGGGTTTGTGTGCAGCGCGGGTCCACCGGTCTGGGCTTCAACATTGTGGGTGGAGAGGACGGAGAGGGaatcttcatctccttcatcctGGCAGGTGGACCAGCAGACCTGAGCGGGGAGCTCAGGAAGGGAGACCAGATCCTCAGT GTGAACGGTGTGGATCTCAGGTATGCGACACAtgaacaggcagcagcagctctgaagaACGCCGGACAGACTGTTACCATAGTAGCACAGTACAGACCTGAAG agtacAGTCGTTTTGAAGCAAAGATCCACGATCTGAGGGAGCAGATGATGAACAGCTCCTCTGGGAGTCTGAGAGCCAACCGCAGCTTCTACGTCAG GGCGTTGTTTGACTATGATAAGCAGTGGGACTGTGGCGTCCTATCACAAGCTCTGGACTTTAACTTTGGGGAGGTGCTTCATGTGATGGACAGCGCTGATGACGAGTGGTGGCAGGCCAGACGAGTGaaccagcagggggagctggaggagctgggaTACGTCCCGTCCAAACACAG agtggagaggaaggagtGGTCGCGCATGAAGAGTAAAGGTGAAAC TCCTCTCGCAGGCAGAGAAGGTTTCGTTCACAGCTACGAGCTCGTCACTCAGATTGAAG tgGACTACGCTCGTCCCGTCATCATCTTGGGCCCGACCAAAGACCGAGTCAATGACGACCTGCTGTCCGAGTTCCCGGACAAGTTCGGCTCCTGCGTCCCTC ACACGACTCGCCCTCGGAGGGACTACGAGGCCGATGCGCGAGACTACCACTTTGTGTCGTCGCGGGAACAGATGGAGCGGGACATCCAGTCCCATCGCTTCATCGAGGCGGGGCAGTACAACAACCACTTGTACGGGACGTCGGTGCAGAGCGTCAGACAGGTGGCCGAGCAG CAA GGGAAACACTGCATACTCGACGTGTCGGCCAACGCAGTGCGGAGGCTGCAGGCGGCTCAGCTTCACCCGATCGCTATCTTCATCCGACCGCGATCCCTGGAGAACATCCT ggatcTGAACAAGCGTCTGTCTGAGGATCAGGCGAGGAAAGCTCTGGATCGAGCCATCAAACTGGAACAAGACTTCCTCGAGTGTTTCACAG ccatcGTGCACGGCGACAGCTTCGAGGAGGTCTACCACCTGGTCAAAGCTGTCATCGAGGAGCAGAGTGGCCCTTACATCTGGGTTCCCGCCCGTGACAGACTCTGA